A region of the Thioploca ingrica genome:
GGCGGTGATTGTGCGCGATGGAAATAATTATGTATTTGAAATCAATAATGAAAATCATGTTTTACAACGACTGGTGAAAACCGAACGGCGAGAAGCGGGCCGGGTGGAAATCCTTGATGGAATTACTGACACGGCGAGCGTAGCAGCGAGCGGCGGTGCATTTTTGAACGAGGGCGACACGGTGCGCGTTGTGGATGCGCCGCACGATCAGCCGCACGACACACTACCCGCTCAAAAGCCGCAAAGTGAGCTATAGCCCATGAATGTTTCCGCCTGGTCAATTCGCCATCCGGTTCCAGCCATTTTATTGTTTATCCTGCTCACGTTTCTGGGGGTACAGGGTTTTCGCGCGTTGGGCGTACAGAATTTCCCCGATGTTGATTTTCCAACGATTATCGTGACCGCCACGCTGGAAGGCGCAGATCCAGCGCAATTGGAAAGCGAGGTGGCGCGCAAAATTGAAAATCAACTGGCGACACTCACGGGCGTAAAACACATTCGCACAATTTTAACCGATAGTGTGGCAACGATTTATACCGAATTTGACATCAATAAAAACACCGAAACCGCGCTCAATGATGTGCGCAACGCCATTGATAGCATTCGCGCCAATTTGCCAGCCACGATGAATGATCCAGTGGTGTCCAAAATCACGACCGCCGGTGGCGCGTTGGTGACGTTTACGGTCGCCTCGTCCAATATGGATGAAGAGGCGCTGTCGTGGTTTGTGGATAATGACATCACCCGCGCCCTGATGGCGGTCAAAGGGGTGGGCAATGTGTCGCGGGTGGGCGGCGTGAACCGCGAAGTGCGCATTGACCTGGATGCAACGCTCATGGCGGGCCTGGGTGTGACCGCTGTGGATGTATCCAATCGGCTGGGGCAAGTGCAGCAAGATGCGTCGGGCGGGCGCGGCGACGTGGGGGGTGGCATTCAATCGGTGCGCACCCTGGGGCGCGTGGGCACAGCGGCAGAATTAGCCGCGCTGGAAATTCCGCTCAGCAACGGGCGGCCGGTGCGCCTGGATCAGATTGCCCGGATTCACGACACCATTGCCGAGCGCAGCACCTACGCGCTGCTTGACGGCAAGCCGGTGGTGGGCTTTCAGATTACGCGGGTGCGCGGCGCAAGCGAAGTCGCGGTGGTCGAGGCTGTGCGCAAAAAAGTTGCGCAATTCGCCGCTGCGCATCCGCAGTTCACCATTGCCGAGGCCTATAACACGGTGGAGCGCATCAAAGCCAATTATACCGGCTCCATGCATTTATTATTTGAAGGCGCAACGCTGGCGATTTTAGTGGTGCTTTTGTTTTTGCGCGATTGGCGCGCTACGCTGGTGTCGGCTGTTGCCTTGCCGCTGGCGATCATTCCGACCTTTGCCGCCATGTATTATTTCGGCTTTTCGCTCAATATTCTCACCCTGCTCGCGTTGGCGCTGGTGGTGGGGGTGTTGGTAGACGACGCGATTGTGGAAGTGGAAAACATTGAACGTCATTTGCGCATGGGCAAAACGCCTTACCAGGCGGCGATGGACGCGGCGGATGAAATTGGCCTAGCGGTAATTGCCACTACCTTCACCTTAATTGCGGTCTTTTTGCCCACCTCTTTCATGGGCGGCGTGCCGGGCAAATTCTTTGAACCCTTTGGTATTACTGCCGCGGTGTCGGTGTTCTTTTCGCTGGCGGTGGCGCGGTTACTCACGCCCATGATGGCTGCTTACTTACTCAAACCTAAGCCGCATAAAAGCCGCAACGACGCTTGGCTCATGCGCGTTTACCTGTGGATTTCCAGTTGGTGTCTCAAACTGCGTTATTTGACCTTATTCTCGGCCATTGCGCTGTTTATAGCCTCGCTGCAAATCCTGCCCTTGTTGCCCAAAGGCTTTGTGCCACCTGCTGACACCGCGCTGACCTCGGTTTCGCTGGAATTGCAGCCGGGTAGCACGCTCGACGATACCTTTGCAGTGACCGAACAAGCGCGCAAGTTATTAGCGCCCCTGCGCGATGTCAAACAAGTTTTTACCCTGGTCGGCTCCAGCAGCAGCGTCAGCAGTGGCCCCTTTCAGGAAGGCGGTGGTGCGGACGTGCGCAAAGCCGTGCTGGCGCTGACCTTGACGACGCGTGAAGAGCGCACGCGCACGCAAACGGAGGTGGAGCGCGATATCCGCGCCCAGCTTCAACCTCTGCCCGGCGCGCGTTATACCGTTGGCGCCGGCGGCGCGGGCGACAAAATGCAGGTAGTGCTGGCGAGCGACGATGGCGCATTGCTGCAAAACGCAGCACGGCAGGTTGAACGCGAATTGCGCACCCTGTCAGGGATTGGCAACGTGGTGTCTGGCGCGAGTTTGCAACGCCCGGAAATTCACATTATCCCCGATTTTGCCCGCGCCGCAGAACTGGGCATCAACACGGAAATGCTGGGCAGCATCGTGCGTGTCGCCACCAACGGTGATTTTTCTACACGCCTGCCCAAACTCAACCTGCCGCAGCGGCAAATCCCCATTCGCGTGCAATTTGACCTGGCGGTGCGCCAAGACCTGGAGTCCATCCGCCAACTGCGCATTACCGGGCGCAACGGCGCAGTGCCCCTGGCGGCGGTCGCCGAAGTCAGCCTGGGCAGCGGCCCCGCGCGTATTGACCGCTACGACCGGATGCGCAACATCAGCATTGACGTTGAACTTAACGGCCTGCCGGTCGGCAAAGTGATGGCAGAAACGGACAAACTTGCCACCCTCAGTGCCCTACCGCCTGGCGTATACCGCCAAAGCTCCGGCGACGCTGAGCGCATGGCGGAACTGTTCGGCGGTTTTGGCGGTGCGATGCTCATTGGCGTGATGCTGATTTACATTGTGTTGGTGCTGTTGTTCCATGATTTCCTGCAACCAATCACCATTCTCGCGGCGTTGCCGCTGTCTGTGGGTGGTGCCTTTTTGGCGTTGCTGCTGACGGGCAATAGCTTCTCCATGCCTGCGGTGATTGGCTTACTCATGCTGATGGGGATTGTCACCAAAAACTCGATCCTGCTGGTGGATTATGCGGTAATGGCGCGGCGTGAACATGGCTTGAATCGCTTTGACGCGCTGATGGATGCCTGCCATAAGCGGGTGCGTCCGATTGTGATGACGACGATTGCGATGGGGGCTGGGATGATGCCGACAGCACTCGGACTTGCGGCTGACCCCAGCTTTCGCGCTCCTATGGCAATAGTCGTCATCGGCGGATTACTGGCTTCGACCTTTCTCAGTTTATTGGTCATTCCGGTGGTGTTTACGTTTATAGATGATTTGTTGCGGTTGTTTAGGAAACTGACGCGGCGTGGGAGAAACCAGCACGTGTCGCCCAGATAAAGCGTAGCGGTATCTGGGGGCTGGGAATTGCCGAGTGCCGATCAGGTTTTCTATGAAAACCTGAATGAAGCGTAGGATCAATGCCATTAAGTTAAGCTTAATTAAACCACCCCCTTCCCCTCCTTAGCAAGGAGGGGAGCGAGGGGTGGTGGTCGACTTGATCCTTAACTTAATGGCATTGACTTTACGCTTGCTAAGGAACGAAAGCAATCAAGTAGTTTGCTTACGTTTGTGAGGCTTACGTTCGCTACGGCGCGTACCACCGATCCTCTCGTATTGTGACGAATCATCGCCATAAATACCCTTAACACCATTGCGTACCCGTTTAACTTTATCCCAAATCCCCACATAAAGCGTATCACGCTGATTGCGAATATCGGTGAACTTGGCTTTTAGCTCATTAAGTTGTGACTGGATCAGCTTGGATTTAGCGATATCAGCCTCTAAATCAGTTTGAGACAATTCTCCAATTTTTAGATTTAGATCAATGTGTTTCCAGGCATCCAATATGGCCTGAGCTTGAGTAAGAACATTGGTTGGATAAATTTTCTTGGGCATCATGATTCATTGGTAATTAAAATATATTTTAATCAATTATTATTCACTCTAAAACAAATTTGTCAATATAACATTAAAAATTTTAATTATAATTTATTAAATTAAATGTTTATAGTTAAAAACTGAATGACGAAGCTTATAAATAAAATGACGAAGCTTAGTAAGAACATTATTAAATGTATAAGTTAATAAATTATACTTCATATTAAAACTACGAAACTAAATAATTAAATAACGAAATAATAAAATAACGAAGCTTAATAATCAAAATCAAAAAAGCGCGTTTTTGGGAGTGCCAAAGGTAAATATCAACTCGCGGCTGACTTTGACGCGCCGCTAGAAAATTTTAAGGACTACATGTCATGAGATTTCTCTTGGATACGCATACTTTTTTGTGGTTTGTATCCGGTTCGTCCGTAAATGATTTGGTGGGCAACGATAAACCATGTTGCCCACCCTACCTGGCTTTATATGCGGTGGATGACGGCTATGCCTTATCCACCCTATGGTTGCTGACCGGCATTACCAAGCAGAGCTTGGTAACGAGCGAAAACTCTCTCAATAAAAAAAAAGTCCTCTCATCTGTTGACCCCTTTCTTCTCCATATCTTTATTTCGGGATAGAAATCCGCTATAACAGTAACTCTATCTCGAAATTATTTAATAACACCTTCTGAAAAGTACTTCAGGAGTCAGGAGAACTTATCATGTCTAGAATTACGCCAAGAGGATTTAAGTTAAATAGCATCGTCGACAAACTGGCTCTCGATCTGTTGATTATTTTAGGTGACGCTTTGACTGAGCCTACGCTTAATCAGGAGCGGTTAGTTTTGCGAATTTTGTTGACATTGAGTAAAAAACATTATGTCAATGAATTGTTATTTCGTGATTTCAACTTGAGTAATGACATGGTTTGGTCTGAGTGGTCAGTTCTCCCGCAACTCATTGATGGCAAAATAGTCAATAAAGTAAGAATTCATAACCAGAGTTTGGTTTATTTAGAAACGGTATTGATGCGTCGTCTGACACTGGCGAATAATCTGGAAGATCGGCCGACTAATATGCACCTGCTGCTAACAAAGCTTTGTCAATACGGCAATCCAGAACCTTTTTGGAAATCGGTAGAACTCAAGCGCGATAAAAATCAGATACCTAAAGGTGAAGATAATCTCTTCTTCCAGCGGGTTGCTAAGCGGTTAGCGGCTCAGTGCCAACAGTTAGGCAATCATTGCAGTGACATTGCTCAGCGGCGCCGAGAACAATATGGTTCTTGGTGGTTGTTATTAGCAGATTGTGCGACCGAAGTGCCGGAAGAATTGGCTTTATTTTTCGAGGTGCTTGAGGCTTTAGCTTTACCACTGGCTCCTGATTTTGCTAATGATCCTGATTTACAATGTCGGTTAAATCGAGTGTTGAAAGCGTTTAACGAACGTTATAGGTTGTTACGTTCTTGTGGTCTGAATCCAGATAATTGGATGGAACGTGAGGAGCTCTCTATTAATGAACTGAGAGAAATGAAACGGTTGCGAAATTGGGTTAAAGATAACTGGGTAGAGAGCAAGGAAAATCATCTGGAATCAGCTTATCGAAATGCTTTTAACCAACTTCAAGGCGAACAGAAAAAATTCGCTGGTTATCATGATTTTGAGGAGTTTGCCGCTAGTGAATGGGGAATGATTATGCTTAACTATTTGGCAGTTTATCTTAATCATTCTGCTAACGATGACGATCCGGATGAGGAGGAGACCTTACAAGATCAGCTTACTATTCCAGATGAAGAATCTGGGTATGCTCAACTGGGAGTACGTGAATATAATGAAGAATATGACAAAAAATCTGCGTTTGCTCAATGTGATGCCCGTGAAGGTCGATATAAGTTAGTCGAAACTTATCCCAACCCATTTGGCAATGATCCCGTATTAATTTATTTTTTTTGCGAAATCCTGAGTTTTAATCAAAATTTTCCGCCTGCTGACCCTGAATTTAACAGATTACTTAAAACTAATCCTAAATATGCTCAGTTGTCTGACCAAGAACTGCTTACCGTACTGAGTGATAAGGTAGATAAAATTATTGAGGAATGTATTAAACCAGTTAGGAAACGACTTCATGATAAACAGCAGAGGTAAATGACTATGATTAATCGTAAATTAACTGATGCCGAAGAATTATTACTTTGGCAGGAAGCAAAAACTCATCTAAAATTGCTTCAAGCTGGACCACCGGCTTCAAGAGGAGAAGTGGATAGTTTATTAGCAGTATTGCCTAAACGTCAGCCCGAGGAATCATTCCGACAGTGGCTAGTGCGTGGTAAAGGAGCCAAACAATGGGTTTTTAAGCCAATTACCGAAATAATCCGCCTAGCCGCTGATACCAGTGAGTCTGAATTTCCGCTGCCGGATTCAGGACGGGCATTGGAATCCACAGATGGACAGTTTCGGCTGACTATTTTTATTCACGAAATGGGTAAAATCACTATCCAGGTTGAAACGCTCGGTTT
Encoded here:
- a CDS encoding acriflavin resistance protein; the encoded protein is MNVSAWSIRHPVPAILLFILLTFLGVQGFRALGVQNFPDVDFPTIIVTATLEGADPAQLESEVARKIENQLATLTGVKHIRTILTDSVATIYTEFDINKNTETALNDVRNAIDSIRANLPATMNDPVVSKITTAGGALVTFTVASSNMDEEALSWFVDNDITRALMAVKGVGNVSRVGGVNREVRIDLDATLMAGLGVTAVDVSNRLGQVQQDASGGRGDVGGGIQSVRTLGRVGTAAELAALEIPLSNGRPVRLDQIARIHDTIAERSTYALLDGKPVVGFQITRVRGASEVAVVEAVRKKVAQFAAAHPQFTIAEAYNTVERIKANYTGSMHLLFEGATLAILVVLLFLRDWRATLVSAVALPLAIIPTFAAMYYFGFSLNILTLLALALVVGVLVDDAIVEVENIERHLRMGKTPYQAAMDAADEIGLAVIATTFTLIAVFLPTSFMGGVPGKFFEPFGITAAVSVFFSLAVARLLTPMMAAYLLKPKPHKSRNDAWLMRVYLWISSWCLKLRYLTLFSAIALFIASLQILPLLPKGFVPPADTALTSVSLELQPGSTLDDTFAVTEQARKLLAPLRDVKQVFTLVGSSSSVSSGPFQEGGGADVRKAVLALTLTTREERTRTQTEVERDIRAQLQPLPGARYTVGAGGAGDKMQVVLASDDGALLQNAARQVERELRTLSGIGNVVSGASLQRPEIHIIPDFARAAELGINTEMLGSIVRVATNGDFSTRLPKLNLPQRQIPIRVQFDLAVRQDLESIRQLRITGRNGAVPLAAVAEVSLGSGPARIDRYDRMRNISIDVELNGLPVGKVMAETDKLATLSALPPGVYRQSSGDAERMAELFGGFGGAMLIGVMLIYIVLVLLFHDFLQPITILAALPLSVGGAFLALLLTGNSFSMPAVIGLLMLMGIVTKNSILLVDYAVMARREHGLNRFDALMDACHKRVRPIVMTTIAMGAGMMPTALGLAADPSFRAPMAIVVIGGLLASTFLSLLVIPVVFTFIDDLLRLFRKLTRRGRNQHVSPR